The proteins below come from a single Microbacterium sp. SLBN-154 genomic window:
- the recQ gene encoding DNA helicase RecQ, protein MAAVAHVNRYPLDEAPAFDIPPDDDEWYPPEDAWLPPADVPRTPAAAPSVARRDFTGADPRAVLKEVYGYDTFRGDQAAVVEHVIAGGDAVVLMPTGAGKSVTYQVPALVRPGTGLVISPLIALMHDQVDALVANGVRAAYLNSTQSQPERAATERAYLAGEIDLLYVAPERLSHAATTALLQRGRLSVIAVDEAHCVSQWGHDFRPDYLALGDLAERFPGVPRLALTATATRETHRELTERLRLPDARHFVASFDRPNIQYRIEPKVEPRKQLVSFIRAQPEGSAGIVYALSRKTVEQTADHLRAQGIDALPYHAGLPAEMRAAHQARFLREDGVVMVATIAFGMGIDKPDVRFVAHIDLPKSVEGYYQETGRAGRDGEPSIAWMAYGLGDVVQQRRLIDASPGDRLFKTRLGQHLDAMLALCETVGCRRQNLLAYFGQPSDPCGNCDTCLEPPETWEGTVAAQKLLSTIVRLQRERNQSFGAGQLIDILRGNSTERVRQQRHDQLATFGIGADLTDQDWRSVIRQLLARGILVARGEYGTLALGEAAPDVLRGASEVPLRRDVLGRSGGVGRVRKAAASETLDAGDRPLFEALRAWRAGVAREQGVPAYIVFGDATLRALAERRPESAADLEGIPGIGAKKREAYGEAVLDVVRAG, encoded by the coding sequence ATGGCCGCCGTGGCGCACGTGAACCGATACCCCCTCGACGAAGCGCCCGCCTTCGACATCCCGCCCGATGACGACGAGTGGTATCCACCGGAGGACGCCTGGCTGCCCCCGGCGGACGTCCCGAGAACGCCGGCCGCAGCGCCGAGCGTCGCGCGTCGCGACTTCACCGGCGCTGACCCGCGGGCGGTACTGAAGGAGGTCTACGGCTACGACACGTTCCGCGGCGATCAGGCCGCGGTGGTCGAGCACGTCATCGCCGGCGGTGACGCGGTGGTGCTGATGCCGACCGGCGCCGGCAAGAGCGTGACCTATCAGGTGCCCGCCCTCGTGCGACCGGGCACGGGCCTGGTGATCTCTCCCCTCATCGCCCTCATGCACGACCAGGTCGACGCGCTCGTCGCCAACGGCGTGCGTGCGGCGTACCTCAATTCGACGCAGTCGCAGCCCGAGCGCGCCGCCACCGAGCGCGCGTACCTCGCCGGCGAGATCGACCTCCTCTACGTCGCGCCCGAGCGACTCTCCCATGCTGCGACCACCGCGCTCCTCCAGCGCGGCCGGCTGAGCGTGATCGCCGTCGACGAGGCCCACTGCGTGTCGCAGTGGGGACACGACTTCCGGCCCGACTACCTCGCCCTCGGCGATCTCGCCGAGCGGTTCCCGGGCGTTCCGCGGCTGGCCCTGACCGCCACCGCCACCCGCGAGACCCATCGCGAGCTCACCGAGCGGCTCCGCCTGCCCGACGCCCGCCACTTCGTCGCGAGCTTCGACCGCCCCAACATCCAGTACCGCATCGAGCCGAAGGTCGAGCCGCGCAAGCAGCTGGTCTCGTTCATCCGCGCCCAGCCCGAGGGCTCGGCCGGGATCGTCTACGCCCTCAGCCGCAAGACCGTCGAGCAGACCGCCGATCACCTCCGAGCCCAGGGGATCGATGCGCTGCCGTACCACGCCGGGCTTCCGGCAGAGATGCGCGCCGCCCACCAAGCCCGCTTCCTGCGCGAGGACGGTGTGGTGATGGTGGCCACCATCGCGTTCGGGATGGGGATCGACAAGCCCGACGTGCGCTTCGTCGCGCACATCGACCTGCCGAAGTCGGTCGAGGGGTACTACCAGGAGACTGGGCGCGCCGGCCGCGACGGCGAGCCGAGCATCGCGTGGATGGCCTACGGACTGGGAGATGTGGTCCAGCAGCGGCGCCTGATCGACGCCTCCCCGGGTGACCGGCTGTTCAAGACGCGGCTCGGCCAGCATCTCGACGCGATGCTCGCGCTGTGCGAGACCGTCGGATGCCGCCGACAGAACCTCCTCGCCTACTTCGGTCAGCCCTCCGATCCCTGCGGCAACTGCGACACCTGCCTCGAGCCTCCCGAGACATGGGAGGGCACGGTGGCCGCGCAGAAGCTCCTCTCCACGATCGTGCGGCTCCAGCGCGAGCGGAATCAGTCATTCGGCGCCGGCCAGCTCATCGACATCCTTCGCGGCAACAGCACCGAGCGGGTGCGTCAGCAACGACACGATCAGCTGGCCACCTTCGGCATCGGCGCCGACCTGACCGATCAGGACTGGCGCAGCGTCATCCGGCAGCTGCTCGCCCGCGGCATCCTCGTGGCCCGCGGCGAGTACGGCACCCTCGCACTCGGTGAGGCGGCGCCCGACGTGCTGCGCGGAGCAAGCGAGGTGCCGCTCCGGCGCGACGTGCTGGGTCGGTCGGGCGGCGTTGGCCGCGTCCGCAAAGCCGCGGCGAGCGAGACGCTGGATGCCGGTGACAGGCCGCTGTTCGAGGCGTTGCGGGCGTGGCGTGCGGGCGTCGCACGCGAGCAGGGTGTGCCCGCGTACATCGTGTTCGGCGACGCGACCCTGCGCGCGCTCGCCGAGCGCCGCCCCGAGAGCGCCGCCGACCTCGAAGGCATCCCCGGGATCGGTGCGAAGAAGCGCGAGGCGTACGGCGAGGCCGTCCTCGATGTGGTCCGGGCCGGCTGA
- a CDS encoding DUF1697 domain-containing protein, translated as MPTYLAFLRAVNLGAKRVFPKDDIRRVVESRGFTGVETYINTGNVRFTTMMRSQARIASALEAAFAADRGFEVPTIVFSQDEFRRVAGDVAELSAAHPGLARHYVYLLKSSPTPPQAAAVEATSSDKGRMVVRGRAAHALLGDGYEAGQVDPLAATKMLGIATNRTHTVVTALAERWC; from the coding sequence GTGCCGACCTATCTCGCCTTCCTTCGCGCCGTCAACCTCGGCGCGAAGCGGGTGTTCCCGAAGGATGACATCCGCCGCGTCGTGGAGAGCCGGGGCTTCACCGGCGTGGAGACGTACATCAACACCGGCAACGTCCGGTTCACCACGATGATGCGTTCGCAGGCCCGCATCGCGTCGGCGCTCGAGGCCGCTTTCGCCGCCGATCGGGGCTTCGAGGTTCCGACGATCGTGTTCTCGCAGGACGAGTTCCGCCGCGTGGCGGGGGATGTCGCGGAGCTCTCCGCCGCGCACCCGGGGCTCGCGCGCCACTACGTCTACCTGCTCAAGAGCAGCCCGACACCTCCTCAGGCGGCGGCCGTCGAGGCGACCTCCAGCGACAAGGGGCGGATGGTGGTCCGCGGGCGCGCGGCCCACGCCCTGCTCGGCGACGGCTACGAGGCGGGCCAGGTCGACCCGCTCGCCGCGACGAAGATGCTGGGCATCGCGACCAACCGCACGCACACCGTCGTCACCGCCCTCGCCGAGCGGTGGTGTTGA
- a CDS encoding DUF4262 domain-containing protein, giving the protein MFEETPLAISAWLDQEDAHVADMIRRHGVHITYVGGACGAPGCSCEGSGEGPSFAYTTGLFGIGHPELAIVNVKPGTAQAVLNDVAGRVRTGEGLIPGMLLTFGDRWAHRVIVETIPNPAEIAFTANRHYQRPDVASVPLFQLTYDDLGGRFPWEDGYRNTAEMQPRPGKWSA; this is encoded by the coding sequence ATGTTCGAAGAGACACCGCTGGCCATTTCCGCCTGGCTCGACCAGGAAGACGCGCACGTGGCCGACATGATCCGCCGCCACGGCGTGCACATCACCTACGTCGGAGGGGCCTGCGGAGCGCCCGGCTGCTCCTGCGAGGGCAGCGGAGAGGGGCCGTCTTTCGCATACACGACCGGCCTGTTCGGTATCGGGCATCCGGAACTCGCCATCGTCAACGTGAAGCCGGGGACGGCTCAGGCGGTGCTCAACGACGTCGCCGGCCGAGTCCGCACGGGAGAAGGACTCATCCCCGGGATGCTGCTGACGTTCGGCGATCGGTGGGCACACAGGGTGATCGTCGAAACCATCCCCAATCCCGCCGAGATCGCCTTCACCGCCAACCGCCACTACCAGCGTCCCGACGTCGCGTCCGTCCCGCTGTTTCAACTGACCTACGACGATCTCGGCGGCCGGTTCCCCTGGGAGGACGGGTACAGGAACACCGCCGAGATGCAGCCGCGGCCAGGCAAGTGGAGCGCGTGA
- a CDS encoding DEAD/DEAH box helicase — MPLSLLDAVPPGADPDAAYEGFASWAADRGLALYPAQEEAAIELVSGAHVILSTPTGTGKSLVAVAAHAIALARGGRTYYTAPIKALVSEKFFALVDIFGAEKVGMVTGDSSVNPDAPIVCCTAEILANLALRQGSDAAVDQVVMDEFHYYGDPDRGWAWQVPLLLLPRAQFVLMSATLGDTSDISADLRRRTGREVAEITGVDRPVPLDYAYSRSAAHEIVEELLSDQKAPIYIVHFSQAAAMERAQALSSVRIVSRERRDEIAEAIGGFRFTTGFGKTLSRLVRAGIGVHHAGMLPRYRRLVETLAQRGLLRVICGTDTLGVGINVPIRTVVLTALTKYDGQRMRHLTAREFHQIAGRAGRAGFDTAGTVLVMAPEHEIENAAAIAKAGSDPKKQRKVVRKKAPQGFVNWGEASFERLVAAEPEPLVPHLQLTAAMLINVIARGGDVFAHVRSLVFDNHEPRPRQLALARRALAIFRTLVVAGIVVVERPGGAIRLTVDLQPNFALNQPLSPFALAAIEVLDPRVERGRTPGGDATAADRDEVSSTAGSGHYALDVVSVIEATLDDPRPILSQQEFRARGEAVAAMKREGVEYDDRMAALEEITYPKPLAELLEQTFEVFASSQPWVRDFALSPKSIVRDMFERALSFAEFVSFYQLGRSEGLVLRYLSDAYRAIRQTVPAEAQTPDLLDLVAWLGELVRQVDSSLVDEWEALINPAADPDAPVVPPAPPSILTNRRAFVVLVRNELFRRVQLAALQRDDDLVALDPDVDWPTALDDYFDEHDEILTGGSARSSSLVEIDETAADGLWIVEQTIDDPAGHHDWRIRAEVDLEASVAEGTAIVRVTEVLRL, encoded by the coding sequence ATGCCCCTCTCGCTGCTCGACGCCGTCCCGCCCGGTGCAGACCCGGATGCGGCATACGAAGGGTTCGCCTCGTGGGCGGCCGATCGCGGGCTGGCCCTCTACCCCGCCCAGGAGGAGGCGGCGATCGAGCTGGTGTCGGGTGCCCACGTGATCCTGTCCACGCCGACGGGCACAGGGAAGTCACTCGTCGCTGTCGCCGCCCACGCGATCGCGCTCGCCCGCGGTGGCCGGACCTATTACACCGCTCCGATCAAGGCCCTGGTGAGCGAGAAGTTCTTCGCGCTGGTGGACATCTTCGGCGCCGAGAAGGTCGGCATGGTGACCGGCGACTCCTCGGTGAATCCCGACGCCCCGATCGTGTGCTGCACGGCGGAGATCCTCGCCAACCTCGCCCTGCGGCAGGGTTCGGATGCCGCGGTGGACCAGGTCGTGATGGATGAGTTCCACTACTACGGCGATCCCGATCGGGGCTGGGCGTGGCAGGTGCCTCTGCTGCTGCTGCCACGCGCCCAGTTCGTCCTCATGTCGGCCACCCTCGGCGACACCTCCGACATCTCCGCCGACCTTCGCCGACGCACCGGACGCGAGGTGGCCGAGATCACCGGGGTCGACCGGCCGGTTCCCCTCGACTACGCCTACTCGCGCTCGGCGGCGCACGAGATCGTCGAAGAGCTGTTGTCGGATCAGAAGGCGCCGATCTACATCGTGCACTTCTCGCAGGCGGCGGCGATGGAGCGCGCTCAGGCGCTGTCGAGCGTCCGGATCGTCTCCCGGGAGCGTCGCGACGAGATCGCCGAGGCGATCGGCGGGTTCCGGTTCACGACCGGGTTCGGCAAAACTCTCTCCCGCCTGGTCCGTGCGGGCATCGGTGTGCACCACGCCGGGATGCTGCCGCGATACCGACGACTGGTCGAGACCCTCGCTCAGCGCGGGCTGCTGCGGGTCATCTGCGGCACCGACACGCTCGGCGTCGGCATCAACGTGCCGATCCGCACGGTGGTGCTGACGGCTCTGACCAAGTACGACGGGCAGCGGATGCGGCACCTCACCGCCCGTGAATTCCACCAGATCGCGGGTCGGGCAGGTCGCGCCGGATTCGACACCGCCGGCACCGTGCTCGTGATGGCGCCCGAGCATGAGATCGAGAACGCAGCGGCCATCGCCAAGGCCGGGTCCGATCCCAAGAAGCAGAGGAAGGTCGTTCGCAAGAAGGCTCCGCAAGGGTTCGTCAACTGGGGAGAGGCGTCGTTCGAGCGGCTCGTCGCCGCCGAACCCGAGCCGCTCGTCCCGCACCTGCAGCTGACCGCGGCGATGCTCATCAACGTCATCGCCCGAGGCGGTGACGTCTTCGCGCATGTGCGCAGCCTCGTCTTCGACAACCACGAGCCGCGCCCTCGTCAACTCGCGCTCGCCCGTCGAGCGCTGGCCATCTTCCGCACCCTCGTCGTCGCCGGGATCGTCGTGGTGGAGCGGCCCGGCGGCGCGATCCGCCTCACGGTCGACCTGCAGCCGAACTTCGCGCTGAACCAGCCGCTGTCCCCCTTCGCGCTTGCGGCGATCGAGGTGCTCGATCCCCGCGTCGAGCGGGGTCGGACGCCCGGTGGGGATGCCACCGCCGCCGACCGTGACGAGGTGTCCAGCACCGCGGGGAGCGGCCACTACGCCCTCGATGTCGTCAGCGTGATCGAGGCGACCCTGGACGATCCGCGGCCGATCCTGTCGCAGCAGGAGTTCCGCGCTCGCGGCGAGGCCGTGGCGGCGATGAAGCGGGAGGGCGTGGAGTACGACGACAGGATGGCCGCGCTCGAGGAGATCACGTACCCCAAGCCGCTCGCTGAGCTGCTTGAGCAGACCTTCGAGGTGTTCGCTTCGAGCCAGCCATGGGTCCGCGATTTCGCCCTGTCGCCGAAATCGATCGTTCGCGACATGTTCGAACGAGCGCTGTCCTTCGCCGAGTTCGTCTCCTTCTACCAGCTCGGCCGCAGCGAAGGCCTCGTCCTCCGCTACCTCAGCGACGCCTATCGGGCGATCCGGCAGACCGTTCCGGCCGAAGCCCAGACGCCGGATCTCCTCGATCTCGTCGCCTGGCTCGGCGAGCTGGTACGTCAGGTGGACTCGAGCCTCGTCGACGAGTGGGAGGCGCTGATCAACCCGGCCGCCGACCCCGACGCTCCGGTCGTTCCGCCGGCGCCCCCGTCGATCCTCACCAATCGGCGTGCCTTCGTCGTCCTCGTACGCAACGAGCTCTTCCGTCGCGTGCAGCTCGCCGCCCTGCAGCGCGACGACGATCTCGTCGCGCTCGACCCCGACGTGGATTGGCCCACGGCGCTCGATGACTACTTCGACGAGCACGACGAGATCCTCACCGGGGGATCCGCTCGATCGTCGTCTCTCGTCGAGATCGACGAGACCGCCGCCGACGGTCTCTGGATCGTCGAGCAGACGATCGACGATCCAGCCGGCCACCATGACTGGCGTATCCGCGCCGAGGTCGACCTCGAGGCATCCGTGGCCGAAGGCACCGCGATCGTTCGGGTCACCGAGGTCCTGCGCCTCTGA
- a CDS encoding GNAT family N-acetyltransferase — protein MGNETDTDSISVTRNDEAGRYEIHVGDALGGFSQYITDSRGRELFIHTEIDEAFAGRGLGGTLVGQAMADVAARGVTVVPRCPFVARWLGKHEVSDLQVDWPEPRP, from the coding sequence GTGGGCAACGAGACCGACACCGACAGCATCAGCGTCACCCGCAACGACGAGGCCGGCCGCTACGAGATCCACGTCGGCGACGCGCTCGGCGGGTTCTCGCAGTACATCACCGACTCCCGTGGTCGCGAGCTGTTCATCCACACCGAGATCGACGAGGCCTTCGCCGGGCGCGGTCTGGGCGGCACCCTGGTCGGACAGGCGATGGCGGATGTCGCGGCGCGCGGTGTCACGGTGGTGCCCCGCTGCCCGTTCGTCGCCCGCTGGCTCGGCAAGCACGAGGTTTCCGACCTTCAGGTCGACTGGCCGGAACCCCGACCATGA
- a CDS encoding pirin family protein, with protein MTRLDASAPGTAGGLDASAELSAAVECDGPRALLLEAREVPLGGVRGMEVHRALPQRDLPLVGAWCFLDRFGPQETTMRVEPHPHIGLQTVTWPLVGEVRHRDSVGSDVVVRRGALNLMTSGEGISHSEYSLGDGPSALDALQLWVALPESRRHGAPDFERHEALPTLRLEATTGADGEATVVMGSLGGVASPASAFTPIVGAEIRIPAGSRVRVPLRPEWEHAVLGLTGEVDVFDGVDESDGRPAASVDDRHLLYLGTRRSDVELSSTEDATVFLLGGEPFEDEIVMWWNFVGRSHEEIVAAREAWQARGDRFGRVIDHGDEWIPAPPLPAVRLTRRRRRV; from the coding sequence ATGACACGCCTCGACGCATCGGCGCCGGGGACGGCCGGCGGTCTCGATGCCTCCGCCGAGCTGTCGGCGGCAGTGGAGTGCGACGGGCCCAGGGCCCTGCTGCTCGAGGCGCGCGAGGTGCCGCTCGGCGGCGTGCGAGGAATGGAGGTCCACCGGGCACTCCCCCAGCGCGACCTGCCTCTCGTCGGGGCGTGGTGCTTCCTGGATCGGTTCGGACCTCAGGAGACCACGATGCGGGTCGAGCCCCACCCGCACATCGGACTGCAGACGGTGACGTGGCCGCTCGTCGGCGAGGTGCGCCACCGCGACTCCGTCGGAAGCGACGTCGTGGTCCGCCGCGGCGCGTTGAACCTCATGACGAGCGGCGAGGGGATCTCGCACTCGGAGTACTCCCTCGGCGACGGTCCGTCGGCGCTGGACGCCCTTCAGCTGTGGGTCGCGCTTCCCGAGTCACGCCGGCACGGCGCCCCCGACTTCGAGCGGCACGAGGCGCTGCCGACCCTTCGACTGGAAGCCACGACGGGCGCCGACGGCGAAGCGACCGTCGTGATGGGGAGCCTCGGCGGGGTGGCATCACCGGCGAGCGCCTTCACCCCGATCGTCGGCGCCGAGATCCGCATTCCCGCCGGGTCGCGGGTCCGGGTGCCCCTGCGCCCGGAATGGGAGCACGCCGTCCTCGGTCTCACGGGGGAGGTCGATGTGTTCGACGGCGTCGACGAGTCCGACGGCCGCCCCGCGGCATCCGTCGACGACCGCCACCTGCTCTATCTCGGAACCCGCCGGAGCGACGTAGAACTGTCGAGCACGGAGGACGCCACCGTCTTCCTCCTCGGAGGCGAGCCGTTCGAGGACGAGATCGTCATGTGGTGGAACTTCGTCGGCCGCTCGCACGAGGAGATCGTGGCGGCGCGCGAGGCCTGGCAGGCACGCGGTGACCGCTTCGGTCGGGTGATCGATCACGGCGACGAGTGGATCCCCGCTCCGCCGCTGCCGGCCGTGCGCCTGACACGCCGACGCCGTCGGGTCTGA